The Toxorhynchites rutilus septentrionalis strain SRP chromosome 3, ASM2978413v1, whole genome shotgun sequence genome includes a region encoding these proteins:
- the LOC129778752 gene encoding neural cell adhesion molecule 1-like isoform X1, with amino-acid sequence MQIKFAQQRDSGTYACQVSTVSKMSMTFQLNVVEAKALIVGPTDVYVKIGSAVTLTCVITQGPHDLGTICCYRGTSIITPTETHPNETSITYPSRISVELKWTEALTSRLEILDAKLSDSGNYTCMPTSAEASNVIVHVLNEENPAAMQRSDTIARYSITVLQLHLVVMLVILFSRYRVSWYS; translated from the exons ATGCAAATTAAATTTGCCCAGCAACGTGATTCTGGCACCTACGCGTGCCAAGTCAGCACAGTGTCTAAGATGTCAATGACATTCCAGTTAAATGTAGTAG AAGCGAAAGCTCTTATTGTCGGACCCACAGACGTATATGTGAAAATCGGTAGTGCAGTGACACTAACCTGTGTCATCACCCAAGGGCCACACGATTTGGGTACAATCTGTTGTTACCGAG GGACGAGCATAATCACACCAACGGAAACTCATCCCAACGAGACGTCGATCACATATCCTTCACGAATATCCGTAGAACTGAAGTGGACAGAAGCTTTAACTTCTAG ACTGGAAATTCTGGATGCTAAATTGTCGGATTCGGGTAACTACACCTGTATGCCTACATCAGCGGAAGCCAGCAACGTTATAGTACACGTACTGAACG AGGAAAATCCTGCGGCCATGCAGCGAAGTGACACCATTGCCAGGTACAGCATAACGGTGCTCCAACTCCATCTGGTGGTAATGCTAGTGATCCTGTTTTCGCGGTATCGTGTTAGCTGGTACTCGTAG
- the LOC129778752 gene encoding uncharacterized protein LOC129778752 isoform X2, with amino-acid sequence MQIKFAQQRDSGTYACQVSTVSKMSMTFQLNVVEAKALIVGPTDVYVKIGSAVTLTCVITQGPHDLGTICCYRGTSIITPTETHPNETSITYPSRISVELKWTEALTSRLEILDAKLSDSGNYTCMPTSAEASNVIVHVLNEENPAAMQRSDTIASWYS; translated from the exons ATGCAAATTAAATTTGCCCAGCAACGTGATTCTGGCACCTACGCGTGCCAAGTCAGCACAGTGTCTAAGATGTCAATGACATTCCAGTTAAATGTAGTAG AAGCGAAAGCTCTTATTGTCGGACCCACAGACGTATATGTGAAAATCGGTAGTGCAGTGACACTAACCTGTGTCATCACCCAAGGGCCACACGATTTGGGTACAATCTGTTGTTACCGAG GGACGAGCATAATCACACCAACGGAAACTCATCCCAACGAGACGTCGATCACATATCCTTCACGAATATCCGTAGAACTGAAGTGGACAGAAGCTTTAACTTCTAG ACTGGAAATTCTGGATGCTAAATTGTCGGATTCGGGTAACTACACCTGTATGCCTACATCAGCGGAAGCCAGCAACGTTATAGTACACGTACTGAACG AGGAAAATCCTGCGGCCATGCAGCGAAGTGACACCATTGCCAG CTGGTACTCGTAG